CCCATGATCACGGTCAGGTGCGGCACCGTGGAGTTGGAGACCGCGTTGATCATCAGGGCGCCGTGCTTGATGATGCCGCCCTGCTCGTACTCCGCGCCGACCATGTAGCCGGTGGTGTTGTGCAGGAAGAGCAGCGGCGTGTCCTTCTGGTTGGCGAGCTGGATGAACTGCGCCGCCTTCTGCGCCTCCTCCGACATGAGCACCCCGCGCGCGTTGGCGAGGATGCCGATCTCGTAGCCGTGCAGCCGCGCCCAGCCGACGCAGAGGCTCGAACCGTAGAGCGGCTTGAACTCGTCGAACGACTGGCCGTTGTCGGCGCCCGGCCCGTCGACGATCCGCAGGATCGCCTCGCGCGGGTCGAACGGCTCCTTGAGGTCGGTCGGGATCAGGTCGAGCAGGCCGTCGGGGTCGAGTTCGGGCTCGTAGATCTCCTTGGGGAGCGGGCCACGCTTGCGCCAGTTGAGCCGGGCGACGACACGGCGCGCCTGGCGGATGGCGTCGTGCTCGTCGACGGCGAGGAAGTCGGAGGAGCCGGAGATGCGCGAGTGCATCTCGGCACCACCCAGGGACTCGTCGTCGGTGTCCTCACCGGTGGCCATCTTCACCAGCGGCGGGCCGGCCAGGAAGACCTTCGCACCCTCCTTGACCATGATCACGTAGTCGCTCATGCCGGGGACGTACGCACCACCGGCCGTGGAGTTGCCGAAGACCACCGAGACGGTCGGCTGCTTGCGGGCCGATGACCTGGTCAGGTCGCGGAAGCCCTTGCCGCCCGGGATGAAGATGTCCTTCTGGGTGGGCAGGTCGGCGCCGCCGGACTCGGTCAGGTTGATCGTCGGGAGGCCGTTCTTCTCGGCGATCTCGGCGGCCCGGAAGGAGCGCTTGAGGGAGTAGGGGTTGAGCGCGCCACCCTTCACCGTCGGATCGTTGGCGACGATCATGCACTCGACGCCCTCGACGACACCGATTCCGGTGATGATCGAGCCGCCGACCGGGAAGTCGCTGCCCCAGCCGATCAGCGGCTGGGTCTCCAGGAACGGGCTGCCCTCGTCGAGCAGCAGCTCGATCCGCTCGCGGGCGAGCAGCTTGCCGCGGGCCTTGTGGCGCTTGACGTACTTCTCGCCGCCGCCGGCCGCCGCCTTGGCATGCTCGGCGTCCAGCGCCTCGATCTTCTCGACGAGGGCCTCTCTGTTGCCGCTCATCCTGTGTATCCCAACAGCTTGGCCGCCAGATCCGTCATCACTTCGGTGGCTCCTCCTCCGATCGGCAGGATCCGGGCGTCGCGGTAGTGCCGCTCCACCTCGGTCCCGTGCATGTATCCCGTCCCGCCGTGAAGCTGGACGGCCTGGTCGACGACCCAGCTGCAGGCCTCGACCGCTGTCTGTTTGGCCAGCGCCGCCTCGGCGATCGTGGCCGGGTTCGACCCCTCGCGGTCGTAGCGTGCGACCACGGCCTGGGTGTAGGCCTTGGCGACCTCGACCTGGCGGTGCATCTCGACGAGCTTGTGGCGTACGACCTGGCGCTTGATCAGCGGCTCACCGAACGTCTGCCGCTGGCGCGCGTAGTCGGCGGTGAGCGCCAGGCAGCGGGCGGCGGTGCCGTAACCCTGCACGGCCAGCGCGATCCGCTCGGTCACGAACGCCTCGGCGATGTAGACGAACCCCGCGTTCTCCTCGCCGACGAGGTTGGCGGCCGGGACGCGTACGTCCTCGAAGGCGAGCTCCGCGGTGTCGGAGCACTTCCAGCCCATCTTCTCGAGCTTGCGGGTGACCGTGAAGCCAGGCGTGTCCTTGTCGATCACGAGCAGGCTGATCCCGCCGGCCCCCGGGCCACCGGTGCGGACCGCGGTGGTGACGAAGTCGGCACGCACCCCGCTGGTGATGAACGTCTTGGCGCCGTTGACGACGAGCTCGTCGCCGTCGCGCACCGCGGTGGTGCGCAGGTGGGCGACGTCGGAGCCGCCGTCGGGCTCGGTGATCGCGAGACTTCCGATCTTCTCGCCAGCCAGGGTCGGCTTCACGTAGGTGTCGATGAGGTGGTGCGAGCCGTGCTTGGCGATGTGCGGCAGCGCGATGCCGTGGGTGAACAGGCCTGCGAGGAGACCGGAGGAGGCACCTTCCGACATCATCCCCTCGGTCATCGCGACCGTCTCCGCGAGGCCACCGCCCTCGCCGCCGACCTCCTCGGGAAACCCGATCCCGAGCAAGCCCTGCTTGCCGGCGGCCTGATGCAGCTCGCGCGGAATCTCCTGCGCGTCCTCCCAGGTCTGCAGGTCGAGAGCGACGTTGCGGCGGGTGAACTCCGCGCCGAGCTGGAAGAGATCCTCGGCGGTCATCGGGATCCACCCTCGCCGAGCTCGACGGCCTTGAACTCGACCGGGAGAGCGACGAGCCGGCTCCTGGCCCACTCGCCCAGCCCCTTCGCCTGCGGGTCGAACCGGGTCGAGGCGGCCACGCCTTCGCCGAGCAGGTCGTGGATGACGATGTTCACGCCGCGCAGATGCGGCAGCGGGGTGATGTCGATCGCCAGCTCCTCGGCCTCGGGCAGCAGCGCTCGCACCCACTCGGGGGTGACGGTCGCCAGCAGCCACTCGTCCGCCGCGTCTACCTGCCCCTGCGGCACCCACAGCCCCAGGTTGGCGTCACCGCCCTTGTCTCCGGACCGCGCGTAGACGATCTCCCCCAGCTCTCGCCGAGACGTCAGTCCCGCAGGCTGAGGCGTCACTTCTGCAGGT
The sequence above is drawn from the Nocardioides albertanoniae genome and encodes:
- a CDS encoding acyl-CoA dehydrogenase family protein, producing the protein MTAEDLFQLGAEFTRRNVALDLQTWEDAQEIPRELHQAAGKQGLLGIGFPEEVGGEGGGLAETVAMTEGMMSEGASSGLLAGLFTHGIALPHIAKHGSHHLIDTYVKPTLAGEKIGSLAITEPDGGSDVAHLRTTAVRDGDELVVNGAKTFITSGVRADFVTTAVRTGGPGAGGISLLVIDKDTPGFTVTRKLEKMGWKCSDTAELAFEDVRVPAANLVGEENAGFVYIAEAFVTERIALAVQGYGTAARCLALTADYARQRQTFGEPLIKRQVVRHKLVEMHRQVEVAKAYTQAVVARYDREGSNPATIAEAALAKQTAVEACSWVVDQAVQLHGGTGYMHGTEVERHYRDARILPIGGGATEVMTDLAAKLLGYTG
- a CDS encoding acyl-CoA carboxylase subunit beta is translated as MSGNREALVEKIEALDAEHAKAAAGGGEKYVKRHKARGKLLARERIELLLDEGSPFLETQPLIGWGSDFPVGGSIITGIGVVEGVECMIVANDPTVKGGALNPYSLKRSFRAAEIAEKNGLPTINLTESGGADLPTQKDIFIPGGKGFRDLTRSSARKQPTVSVVFGNSTAGGAYVPGMSDYVIMVKEGAKVFLAGPPLVKMATGEDTDDESLGGAEMHSRISGSSDFLAVDEHDAIRQARRVVARLNWRKRGPLPKEIYEPELDPDGLLDLIPTDLKEPFDPREAILRIVDGPGADNGQSFDEFKPLYGSSLCVGWARLHGYEIGILANARGVLMSEEAQKAAQFIQLANQKDTPLLFLHNTTGYMVGAEYEQGGIIKHGALMINAVSNSTVPHLTVIMGASYGAGNYGMNGRAYDPRFLFTWPSAKSAVMGPQQLAGVMEIVARESAEKKGEVFDADGFKGVKEMVEGMIEEQSLPMFLSGLGYDDGVIDPRDTRTVLGLCLSAIATTEIEGAMNFGVFRM